In Cicer arietinum cultivar CDC Frontier isolate Library 1 chromosome 1, Cicar.CDCFrontier_v2.0, whole genome shotgun sequence, one DNA window encodes the following:
- the LOC101502387 gene encoding senescence-specific cysteine protease SAG39-like, protein MSSTNILTLFFIILTLWNSVVICSRLLETSLTEKHELWMKEHGKFYKDVAEKQKRFEIFKENVEFIESFYDSAFNLSINQFADQTNEEFKASLNGNKKQLGVGIATENEFRYENVTDVPATMDWRQRGAVTPIKDQHKWGPCGSCWAFTAVAATEGIHKIKTGKLVSLSEQELIDCVKGNSYGCNGGYTEDAYEFIAKNGGITSESKYPYKGVEKKCNMKKGAYSVAKIKGYEKVPKNNENAILKAVANQPIIVYIEATQRAFQFYSSGIFTGKCGTDFDHAVTIIGYGISDDGVKYWLVKNSWGTKWGEKGYIKMKRDIHSKKGLCGLALNPTYPLA, encoded by the exons ATGTCTTCTACTAATATTTTAACTCTGTTTTTCATTATTCTGACTCTGTGGAATTCTGTTGTAATTTGTAGCAGGTTATTGGAAACATCCTTGACAGAGAAACATGAACTGTGGATGAAAGAACATGGTAAGTTTTACAAGGATGTTGCTGAGAAGCAAAAACGTTTCGAAATATTCAAGGAGAATGTTGAGTTCATTGAATCATTCTATGACAGTGCTTTCAACCTTAGCATTAATCAATTTGCTGACCAAACAAATGAAGAATTTAAGGCTTCACTTAATGGTAACAAGAAGCAACTTGGTGTTGGAATAGCAACAGAAAATGAATTTAGGTATGAAAATGTAACTGATGTTCCTGCTACAATGGATTGGAGACAAAGAGGAGCTGTCACTCCAATCAAGGACCAACACAAATGGGGACCATGTg GTAGTTGTTGGGCATTTACAGCGGTGGCTGCAACAGAAGgtattcacaaaataaaaacagGAAAATTGGTGTCACTCTCAGAGCAAGAACTAATAGATTGTGTTAAAGGTAATAGCTATGGATGTAACGGCGGTTACACAGAAGATGCTTATGAGTTCATTGCTAAAAATGGAGGAATAACAAGTGAATCAAAATACCCTTATAAAGGtgttgaaaaaaaatgtaacatgAAAAAAGGAGCATACTCTGTTGCTAAGATTAAGGGATATGAAAAAGTtcctaaaaataatgaaaatgcaATTTTAAAAGCAGTGGCAAACCAACCTATAATTGTTTATATTGAAGCGACACAACGTGCTTTCCAATTTTACTCAAGTGGGATTTTTACAGGAAAATGTGGAACTGATTTTGACCATGCTGTTACAATTATTGGTTATGGTATTAGTGATGATGGTGTGAAGTATTGGTTAGTGAAAAATTCATGGGGTACAAAATGGGGTGAGAAAGGATATATTAAGATGAAACGAGATATACATTCTAAGAAAGGTTTATGTGGACTTGCTCTTAATCCCACTTATCCACTTGCTTAG
- the LOC101502060 gene encoding shaggy-related protein kinase eta codes for MASMPLGPHYHQPPQPAPLPLPLPPQAVNEPIKTTAVSGVSDMDTDKEMSSTVVDSNDAVTGHIISTTIGGKNGEPKRTISYMAERVVGTGSFGIVFQAKCLETSEAVAIKKVLQDKRYKNRELQLMRVMDHPNVISLKHCFFSTTSRDELFLNLVMEYVPETMYRVLKHYNNINQRMPLIYVKLYTYQIFRGLAYIHTVPGVCHRDVKPQNLLVDPLTHQVKLCDFGSAKVLVKGEANISYICSRYYRAPELIFGATEYTTSIDIWSAGCVLAELLLGQPLFPGENQVDQLVEIIKVLGTPTREEIRCMNPNYSDFRFPQIKAHPWHKVFHKRMPPEAIDLASRLLQYSPSLRCSALEACAHPFFDELREPNARLPNGRPLPPLFNFKQELSGASPELINKLIPEHVRRQTGLGFPYPG; via the exons ATGGCCTCCATGCCGTTGGGGCCGCACTACCATCAACCACCGCAACCGGCGCCTCTACCACTACCGCTACCACCACAAGCCGTGAATGAGCCGATTAAAACGACGGCGGTTAGTGGCGTCTCCGACATGGACACCGATAAG GAAATGTCATCTACTGTTGTTGACAGTAATGATGCAGTCACTGGTCACATAATCTCAACTACCATTGGAGGCAAAAATGGTGAACCAAAACGG ACAATCAGTTACATGGCCGAACGTGTTGTTGGCACAGGATCATTCGGAATTGTTTTCCAG GCGAAGTGCTTGGAGACTAGTGAGGCAGTGGCTATAAAGAAGGTTTTGCAAGACAAGCGGTACAAAAATCGTGAACTGCAGTTAATGCGTGTGATGGATCACCCAAATGTAATTTCCTTGAAGCACTGTTTCTTCTCTACAACAAGCAGAGACGAACTTTTTCTGAACTTGGTGATGGAATATGTCCCTGAGACGATGTACCGAGTTCTAAAGCACTACAATAATATCAACCAGAGAATGCCCCTAATCTATGTGAAATTATATACATACCAA ATCTTTAGGGGACTAGCATATATCCATACCGTTCCAGGAGTTTGCCATAGGGATGTGAAGCCCCAAAATCTATTG GTTGATCCTCTCACTCACCAAGTTAAACTTTGCGATTTTGGGAGTGCTAAAGTTCTG GTCAAGGGTGAAGCGAACATTTCATACATATGTTCACGATACTATCGGGCCCCAGAACTAATATTCGGTGCGACAGAATATACAACGTCGATTGATATCTGGTCAGCTGGTTGTGTCCTTGCAGAACTTCTTCTAGGCCAG CCCTTGTTCCCAGGAGAAAATCAGGTGGACCAACTTGTGGAAATTATCAAG GTTCTTGGTACTCCAACTCGAGAAGAAATTCGTTGTATGAACCCTAATTATTCTGATTTTAGATTCCCTCAGATTAAAGCCCATCCTTGGCATAAG GTTTTTCACAAGCGAATGCCTCCTGAAGCAATTGACCTTGCATCAAGGCTTCTTCAATATTCACCAAGTCTTCGTTGCAGCGCA CTGGAAGCATGTGCACATCCTTTCTTTGATGAGCTTCGAGAGCCCAATGCTCGGCTTCCTAATGGTCGTCCTCTGCCTCCGCTTTTCAACTTTAAACAGGAA TTATCTGGAGCCTCCCCTGAACTGATCAATAAACTCATCCCAGAGCACGTCAGGCGGCAAACGGGTCTTGGCTTTCCATATCCCGGCTAG